TATGTATTTGTTTATTTCTTATGAGTTACTTTTAGCATATTTAAGCTTTTGTTTCAAGCTTCAATTAAATTTAAACTAAAACTAAAAGCTTTTTGTGTGTTCCAGTCTAAAATTGGTTTTTTTAAGAAAAAACCATTACACAATTTTAAATATAAATGATTGTAAATACTTAAGCAGCTTCAAACCTAGCCTTATTTTCCATCATCCATATTTCCATATCCTCTTTGGTATGACTAGAATTTTTCATAAGCTCAAAATGAGCATCATCACAGTGAGGCTTTAATGCTTCCATCCATTCTTCGAATGTTTCACCTTCCGCCGTTACATCACAAAGATCACATATTAGAGTTTTCATAGTATTAGATTTTATTAAATTACTTTATTATAATAATAAAGAGTTATTAGAAAAAAGTTAAATTTGAATAATGTTATAAGACCTATCTCAAAACAAAAAACATAACCAATGCTAGTCATGTTTTTCATTGCCCAGGATGTTCAATGATGATCGAACTTTTTTACAAACTATTTAGCCTCCCCAACGTTTACATGGCCTGGGATAATTGAAGATATTTTACTCTTAGGAGAAATTCTGTGGATGAAGTTCGACTTAGAATTTCTTCTTATCGATAAAAAAGAAAGACCGCAGAATGAATCATACGGTCTTGTGAATAGTTCCAGCCTTATTCGGTGGGCAACATAAAGGCTAGTAACCAAGGGTTTCTCAATCGTGATCGAGTGTTTTTAAGAGCCTGTTCGACAGCAATTTGCTGATCATAAATATCAGATTGCAATTTGTTGATTTGGGCAACCAGAGTGGTTAACGTTTCTGAAGAGCGAATTTCAGGATACTTAACGAAATATAAATCCACTTTTTCGGGACTAATATTGTCGTACATATTTTTTTCGTGTTCAGGGTATACCTGTGCTAAGTACTTAACAAATTCCGCTGTCAAAGTTTTTGCCTTCGCTTGATAAATTGATTCTACTTTCTGAAATTTTTTGACATCTTCAAAATCATCGACTTGTGATACATATGCGATTCCGGTGGTAATAAAGCCAATTGCGCCAACAATTATACCGACAGCAAGAAGTATTGTTCCGCCAACATTGAAATCAGTCTTATGATGTCCTTTGAGATACCAATTATACCATCCAAAACAAATCGCACTTAAAGCTAGGGGAAATAACGCTCCGTAAAGACATAACATAGTTTTCTCCTTTTCTGAAATGCTTAAGTAAGCTTATGAAAATTTAAGGTTCAATTGCTAATACGATATATTACTATATTATACTTAGAACAATATGTCAACTATTTTTTAAGCATTACTCTAGTATTAAACAATATGTCATTATTCTTTATCTTCAACCCCAATAATGTATAATAAAAGCTATAGAAATAAACAAATGCCAATTTCACCTCAAAAACTAAAGGATAAACTGTCGGATTTTTGCCGATATTTTTTAATGGAAACAAATGTTTTTGATAAATTAGTGATGGTTTACAAGTATTTCATTAAATATTTTTTATTTATTCAACTGTGACTGATTTAGCTAAATTTCTTGGTTGATCAACATCTAGTTCTCTTAAAACGGCAAAATGATATGCGAGTAGCTGAAGAGGGATAACACTCAAAATTGGTGTCAGTAGTTCCAAAGTGTCAGGAATATAGATAACATCATCAGCTAAGTCCTCCAATTCTTTATTGCCTTCGGTAGTGATTGCAATTACACTACCCTTTCGTGCTTTAATTTCCTCAATACTGCTTTTATTTTTTTCATATACACTATCTTTTGGAGCAATTACAATACTCAAATGTTCATCGTCTATCAAGGCAATAGAACCGTGCTTTAATTCGCCCGAAGGAAGACCGAGTGTATTTACGTAAGCCAATTCACGCATTTTAAGAGCACCCTCCATCGCAATGGGCTCATTATATTTTCTGCCTAAATATATTATATTATTAATCTTGAAATATTTTTCTGCAATCTGTTTTATATTTTTTTGATTTAACACTTCTTCCTGTTTTTCTGATAGAGAAGACAATTCTTTTAAAATACTTTTTCCGGTGCTAAAAGACATCTCTCTTTGTCTTCCCAAAAGAACAGTAACTAAAGACAAAATTGTTAATTGAGAGGTAAATGCCTTGGTGGAGGCCACTCCTATTTCTGGACCAACATGATTATAGATTCCAGCATCCGTCAAACGAGATATTGATGACCCGACAGTATTAACGATACCCAGACTAAAGGCTCCCCTATTTATTGCTTCATTTAATGCAGCAATTGTATCGGCTGTTTCTCCAGACTGACTGATAGCCAAGATGGCAGTATTTTTATCTATATTAGTTTTCCGATATCTAAATTCACTAGCATACTCAAGACTAACATTGAGTCCTGAGTATTCTTCAATCATATACCGAGCAACTGCTCCTGCATAATACGCTGTTCCGCAGGCGACAATAATTAATCTATCTATATTTTTTAATCTATCATTCCTATCAAGCCCGCCCAATTTAACTTGAGCGTTTTTTAAATCAATTCTTCCTCGAATAGAATTATTAAGAGCCTCGGGCTGTTCAAATATTTCCTTTTGGGTAAAGTGGGCATAACCGCCCTTTTCGGCCATACTCAAGTCCCAATCAATATTTTCTGTCTTTTCATTTATACTTCCCAATTTTCGATTAACTATTTTATGAGTACCTTTATTTATATCTAGAACATCATCGTCCTCAAGAAATATAACATTTTTGGTATAACTAAGTATGGCTGAAAGATCTGAAGCAATCACGTATTCATCCTCACCTATTCCAAGAATAAGCGGACTTCCCTTTCTGGCAGCAAGAAGTCGATTGGGATAATCCACATGAAAAACAGCCAAACCATATGCACCTTCTATTTTATCAAGAGAGTCGAGCAATGCCCTGTAAATATCTCCCCTATAATTCTCTTCTATCAAATAAGCGACAACTTCTGAGTCTGTTTCTGATTTAAATTTGTGCCCCTTTTCTTCCAAATCCTTTTTAAGATTTTTATAATTTTCAATAATTCCATTATGCACAATCCAAATCTTACCATCACAGCATGAATGAGGATGAGCATTCTCTTCACTGGGCACACCATGAGTCGCCCATCTGGTATG
The Patescibacteria group bacterium genome window above contains:
- the glmS gene encoding glutamine--fructose-6-phosphate transaminase (isomerizing), with protein sequence MTPYTRTRLDPVYLGIAHTRWATHGVPSEENAHPHSCCDGKIWIVHNGIIENYKNLKKDLEEKGHKFKSETDSEVVAYLIEENYRGDIYRALLDSLDKIEGAYGLAVFHVDYPNRLLAARKGSPLILGIGEDEYVIASDLSAILSYTKNVIFLEDDDVLDINKGTHKIVNRKLGSINEKTENIDWDLSMAEKGGYAHFTQKEIFEQPEALNNSIRGRIDLKNAQVKLGGLDRNDRLKNIDRLIIVACGTAYYAGAVARYMIEEYSGLNVSLEYASEFRYRKTNIDKNTAILAISQSGETADTIAALNEAINRGAFSLGIVNTVGSSISRLTDAGIYNHVGPEIGVASTKAFTSQLTILSLVTVLLGRQREMSFSTGKSILKELSSLSEKQEEVLNQKNIKQIAEKYFKINNIIYLGRKYNEPIAMEGALKMRELAYVNTLGLPSGELKHGSIALIDDEHLSIVIAPKDSVYEKNKSSIEEIKARKGSVIAITTEGNKELEDLADDVIYIPDTLELLTPILSVIPLQLLAYHFAVLRELDVDQPRNLAKSVTVE